The genomic region TCAGTGAGGGGTAAGGAAATAAGTATGATATTCCAGGACCCTATGACATCGTTAAACCCCGTTTTGACCATAGGATACCAGGTGATGGAGATAATAAAGATACACAATCCCCATATGAGTAATGCCGAAGCAAAGAAGAGAGCAGTAGAGATGCTCAGAATGGTTGGGATATCCAATCCCGAGAAGAGACTGTCACAGTATCCCCACGAGTTTTCAGGTGGCATGAGACAGAGGGTTATGATAGCCATGGCACTGTCCTGTGAGCCAAAACTGCTTATAGCTGATGAGCCGACTACTGCCCTTGATGTTACAATACAGGCCCAAATTTTAGACTTGATGAAGGATCTAAGGGAGAGGCTTAATACGGCAATCATATTAATTACCCATGACTTGGGTGTGGTGGCTGACCTCTGCGATCGTATCATGGTAATGTATGGCGGTGTCATTGTTGAGGAAGGCACTACTGATGATATATTTTACAGGCCGAGACATCCATATACCTGGGGTTTGTTAAACTCTATACCCAAAATCTCTATTGGAATACGTGAA from Calorimonas adulescens harbors:
- a CDS encoding ABC transporter ATP-binding protein, which produces MAKLLEVRNLHTSFSTYAGKVKAVRGISFHVDEGEAIGIVGESGSGKSVTNLSILRLLPSESGIIDEGEVIFNGVDLLKLSEQEMRSVRGKEISMIFQDPMTSLNPVLTIGYQVMEIIKIHNPHMSNAEAKKRAVEMLRMVGISNPEKRLSQYPHEFSGGMRQRVMIAMALSCEPKLLIADEPTTALDVTIQAQILDLMKDLRERLNTAIILITHDLGVVADLCDRIMVMYGGVIVEEGTTDDIFYRPRHPYTWGLLNSIPKISIGIRERLVPIDGSPPDLLKPPVGCPFAARCEYAMRICVEKMPEMYEVAEGHRSMCWLLHPDAPEVDFSEKGVRRNA